One Kitasatospora sp. NBC_01266 genomic window carries:
- a CDS encoding alanine racemase, producing MTLSLYVDTDRWRTHQRTLLAEFPALVPVAKGNGYGFGNLRLAREAVLLGTGALAVGTAAEAADVLRDSERAGGFQGDVLVLTPYRIGEEAPELRAGQVVRTVGSVEALGALAGHRVVVECMTSMRRHGIARAELEYLAEATARGGAAATIEGFALHLPLDRRDMSDPVAEVADWVTAIGAAGLPAGTVYLSHLSSEGVTALRAAHPHTEFRSRIGTRLWLGDVDALSARATVLDVTAVARGERYGYRQRKAPSNGHLLVVSGGTAHGIGMETPRHVQGLLPRAKGIARAALATVNRTLSPYQWNGRQLWFAEPPHMQVSILFLPDSDKPPAVGDELPVVTRHTTTHFDQVTDRTG from the coding sequence ATGACCCTTTCGCTGTACGTCGACACCGACCGCTGGCGGACGCATCAGCGCACGCTGCTGGCCGAGTTCCCCGCGCTGGTCCCGGTGGCCAAGGGCAACGGCTACGGCTTCGGCAACCTCCGGCTCGCCCGGGAGGCGGTGCTGCTGGGCACCGGTGCGCTGGCGGTGGGTACCGCGGCGGAGGCCGCCGACGTGCTGCGCGACAGCGAGCGGGCCGGCGGATTCCAGGGCGACGTGCTGGTACTGACGCCCTATCGGATCGGCGAGGAGGCGCCCGAACTCCGGGCCGGCCAGGTGGTCCGCACGGTGGGGAGCGTGGAGGCGCTGGGCGCACTGGCCGGCCACCGGGTGGTGGTGGAGTGCATGACCAGCATGCGCCGGCACGGCATCGCGCGCGCCGAGCTCGAGTACCTGGCCGAGGCCACCGCCCGGGGCGGCGCGGCGGCCACCATCGAGGGCTTCGCGCTGCACCTGCCGCTGGACCGCCGGGACATGTCCGACCCGGTCGCCGAGGTCGCCGACTGGGTCACCGCGATCGGGGCCGCGGGGCTGCCCGCCGGCACCGTCTACCTGAGTCACCTGAGCTCGGAAGGCGTCACCGCACTGCGCGCCGCCCATCCGCACACCGAGTTCCGCTCCCGGATCGGCACCCGGCTCTGGCTCGGCGACGTCGACGCGCTGAGCGCCCGGGCCACCGTGCTGGACGTGACCGCGGTGGCCCGCGGCGAGCGCTACGGCTACCGCCAGCGCAAGGCGCCCTCCAACGGCCACCTGCTGGTGGTCTCCGGCGGCACCGCGCACGGCATCGGCATGGAGACACCGAGACACGTGCAGGGCCTGCTGCCGCGCGCCAAGGGGATCGCCAGGGCCGCGCTGGCCACGGTGAACCGCACCCTGTCGCCCTACCAGTGGAACGGGCGCCAGCTCTGGTTCGCCGAGCCGCCGCACATGCAGGTGAGCATCCTGTTCCTGCCCGACAGCGACAAGCCGCCGGCCGTCGGCGACGAGCTGCCGGTCGTCACCCGGCACACCACGACCCACTTCGACCAGGTGACCGACCGGACCGGCTGA
- a CDS encoding glycosyltransferase family 87 protein, whose product MTSSTRDETPATETAVAPVEGPLPNTVVVPADEDPIAAAGSELLGGPPGRRALLGVSWWIPARFLALATVLTYLVGMVQKLPCYTSGWFFGATAQYTHACYSDIPHLYTARGFAAGLHPYLDMLPSPSPDMKYLEYPVLTGGFMQIAGWLTPTAGVIEDRERWFWMVNAGMLLICAVITVIALTRTHRRRPWDALLFALAPCLALDATVNWDLLAVALTAVAMAYWSGRRTVWAGVFIGLATAAKLYPVLLLGPLLVLCWRSGRWREFWQATAGAVGAWLLVNVPIMIANFDGWATFYSFSQSRKEDFGSFWMILMQDRNESLAGLNNWIAALLIACCLGIGWLALTAPRRPRYAQLVFLVVAAFVVTNKVYSPQYVLWLIPLAALARPRWRDFLIWQACEVLYFLGIWSYLAFISDPKQHGIGQDWYHFAVVLHLAGTLYLCAKVIRDILRPEHDPVRWDGSDDPSGGVFDSAPDVFVIGAARRLREQESYAAFAPADGVDWLAEDQRDVADRWDVQDEPDAPDRQPLEDARPPAPTVAPAGDPGHS is encoded by the coding sequence ATGACGTCCAGCACCCGTGACGAGACCCCCGCCACCGAGACCGCGGTGGCGCCGGTCGAGGGCCCGCTGCCCAACACCGTGGTGGTCCCCGCCGACGAGGACCCGATCGCCGCGGCCGGCAGTGAACTGCTCGGCGGCCCGCCCGGGCGCCGGGCCCTGCTGGGCGTCTCCTGGTGGATCCCGGCCCGCTTCCTGGCGCTGGCCACCGTCCTGACGTACCTCGTCGGCATGGTGCAGAAGCTGCCCTGCTACACCAGCGGCTGGTTCTTCGGCGCCACCGCGCAGTACACCCACGCCTGCTACAGCGACATCCCGCACCTGTACACCGCGCGCGGCTTCGCGGCCGGGTTGCACCCGTACCTCGACATGCTGCCCTCGCCGTCGCCGGACATGAAGTACCTGGAGTACCCGGTGCTCACCGGCGGCTTCATGCAGATCGCCGGCTGGCTCACCCCCACGGCCGGCGTGATCGAGGACCGCGAGCGCTGGTTCTGGATGGTCAACGCCGGGATGCTGCTGATCTGCGCGGTGATCACGGTGATCGCGCTGACCCGCACCCACCGCCGCCGCCCGTGGGACGCGCTGCTCTTCGCGCTGGCGCCGTGCCTGGCGCTGGACGCCACGGTCAACTGGGACCTGCTGGCGGTCGCGCTGACGGCCGTCGCGATGGCCTACTGGTCGGGCCGGCGCACCGTGTGGGCCGGCGTCTTCATCGGACTGGCCACCGCCGCCAAGCTCTACCCGGTGCTCCTGCTCGGCCCGCTGCTGGTGCTCTGCTGGCGCTCGGGCCGCTGGCGGGAGTTCTGGCAGGCCACGGCCGGCGCGGTCGGCGCCTGGCTGCTGGTCAACGTGCCGATCATGATCGCCAACTTCGACGGCTGGGCCACCTTCTACAGCTTCAGCCAGAGCCGCAAGGAGGACTTCGGGTCCTTCTGGATGATCCTGATGCAGGACCGCAACGAGTCACTGGCCGGTCTGAACAACTGGATCGCCGCCCTGCTGATCGCCTGCTGCCTGGGCATCGGCTGGCTGGCCCTGACCGCGCCCCGCCGGCCGCGCTACGCCCAGCTGGTCTTCCTGGTGGTGGCGGCCTTCGTGGTCACCAACAAGGTGTACTCCCCGCAGTACGTGCTCTGGCTGATCCCGCTGGCCGCCCTGGCCCGCCCGCGCTGGCGGGACTTCCTGATCTGGCAGGCCTGCGAGGTGCTGTACTTCCTCGGGATCTGGTCCTACCTGGCTTTCATCAGCGACCCCAAGCAGCACGGGATCGGTCAGGACTGGTACCACTTCGCCGTGGTCCTGCACCTGGCCGGCACGCTCTACCTCTGCGCCAAGGTGATCCGCGACATCCTGCGTCCCGAGCACGACCCGGTGCGCTGGGACGGCAGCGACGACCCGTCGGGCGGCGTGTTCGACTCCGCGCCGGACGTCTTCGTGATCGGTGCGGCGCGCCGGCTGCGCGAGCAGGAGTCCTACGCGGCCTTCGCCCCGGCGGACGGGGTGGACTGGCTGGCGGAGGACCAGCGGGACGTGGCGGACCGGTGGGACGTCCAGGACGAGCCGGACGCGCCGGACCGGCAGCCGCTGGAGGACGCCCGCCCGCCGGCACCGACCGTGGCGCCGGCGGGGGACCCCGGGCACTCCTGA
- a CDS encoding lipid II:glycine glycyltransferase FemX produces the protein MSLRLRTITREEHLAFLRGRPSASHMQVPSWGEVKSEWRSESIGWIDASGAVVGAGLVLYRQLPKLKRYLAYLPEGPVIDWFDPDLDRWLSPMLAHLKAQGAFSVKMGPPVVIRRWEATSIKEAIAGGQAKRLRDLDPDWYEPQAFEMADRLRRAGWLQGEDGGAGFGDVQPRYVFQVPLAGRSLDDIQRGFNQLWRRNIKKAEKSGVEVVQGNYEDLAVFHRLYVVTAERDHFTPRPLGYFQRMWQSLNYEDPNRMRLYLAYHDGEPLAGTTMLTVGEHVWYSYGASANHKREVKPSNAIQWRMMRDAYALGASTYDLRGISDTLQEDDPLFGLIQFKLGTGGQAAEYLGEWDFPLNKLLHKALDLYMSRR, from the coding sequence ATGAGCCTGCGTCTGAGGACGATCACCCGTGAGGAGCACCTCGCCTTCCTGCGCGGCCGGCCCTCCGCCAGCCACATGCAGGTGCCGTCCTGGGGCGAGGTGAAGTCGGAGTGGCGCAGCGAGTCGATCGGGTGGATCGACGCCTCCGGTGCGGTGGTCGGCGCCGGCCTGGTGCTCTACCGGCAGTTGCCCAAGCTGAAGCGGTACCTGGCCTACCTGCCCGAGGGCCCGGTGATCGACTGGTTCGACCCCGACCTGGACCGCTGGCTGAGCCCGATGCTGGCGCACCTGAAGGCGCAGGGCGCGTTCTCGGTGAAGATGGGGCCGCCGGTGGTGATCAGGCGCTGGGAGGCCACCTCGATCAAGGAGGCGATCGCCGGCGGGCAGGCCAAGCGGCTGCGCGACCTCGACCCGGACTGGTACGAACCGCAGGCCTTCGAGATGGCCGACCGGCTGCGCCGGGCCGGCTGGCTGCAGGGCGAGGACGGCGGCGCGGGCTTCGGCGACGTGCAGCCGCGCTACGTCTTCCAGGTGCCGCTGGCCGGCCGCTCGCTGGACGACATCCAGCGCGGCTTCAACCAGCTGTGGCGGCGCAACATCAAGAAGGCCGAGAAGAGCGGCGTCGAGGTGGTCCAGGGCAACTACGAGGACCTGGCCGTCTTCCACCGGCTCTATGTGGTGACCGCCGAGCGCGACCACTTCACCCCGCGCCCGCTGGGCTACTTCCAGCGGATGTGGCAGTCGCTGAACTACGAGGACCCCAACCGGATGCGGCTCTACCTCGCCTACCACGACGGCGAGCCGCTGGCCGGGACCACCATGCTGACCGTGGGCGAGCACGTCTGGTACTCCTACGGCGCCTCGGCCAACCACAAGCGCGAGGTCAAGCCGTCCAACGCGATCCAGTGGCGGATGATGCGCGACGCCTACGCGCTGGGCGCGAGCACCTACGACCTGCGCGGGATCAGCGACACCCTCCAGGAGGACGACCCGCTCTTCGGGCTGATCCAGTTCAAGCTCGGTACCGGCGGCCAGGCCGCCGAATACCTGGGCGAGTGGGACTTCCCGCTGAACAAGCTCCTGCACAAGGCCCTCGACCTCTACATGTCGCGCCGCTGA